A single Vigna radiata var. radiata cultivar VC1973A chromosome 8, Vradiata_ver6, whole genome shotgun sequence DNA region contains:
- the LOC106769730 gene encoding zinc finger A20 and AN1 domain-containing stress-associated protein 4, which yields MAEEHRCETPEGHRLCANNCGFFGSSATMNLCSKCYGAIRLKEQDDVSTKSTIETALSSSAKTPLSTAPPAAIDVLLQASSPLPAEAAVEVPAQVTVPVQIAVVTSSTSSGSSQPNRCAACRKRVGLTGFKCRCGVTFCGTHRYPEKHACGFDFKTVGREEIARANPVIKAEKLRRI from the coding sequence ATGGCGGAAGAACACCGATGCGAGACTCCGGAAGGTCACCGTCTCTGCGCCAACAACTGCGGCTTCTTCGGTAGCTCCGCTACCATGAACCTCTGCTCCAAATGCTACGGCGCGATCCGTTTGAAGGAGCAGGACGACGTGTCGACCAAATCCACGATCGAAACCGCGCTCTCTTCCTCCGCGAAGACGCCGCTGTCCACGGCTCCCCCGGCGGCGATTGATGTCCTTCTCCAAGCATCGTCTCCGCTTCCGGCAGAAGCTGCAGTCGAGGTTCCGGCTCAGGTCACGGTTCCGGTTCAGATCGCGGTGGTGACGAGTTCTACATCCTCGGGTTCATCGCAACCGAACCGGTGCGCCGCGTGTCGGAAGCGTGTGGGGTTGACTGGGTTCAAGTGCAGATGCGGAGTCACGTTTTGCGGGACCCACAGGTATCCGGAGAAGCACGCGTGCGGGTTCGACTTTAAGACGGTGGGGCGAGAGGAGATTGCTCGGGCAAACCCCGTGATCAAAGCAGAGAAGCTGCGGAGGATATGA